In one Thermosipho ferrireducens genomic region, the following are encoded:
- a CDS encoding FmdB family zinc ribbon protein, whose product MPMYRYICENCGLEKRELHSMNETPEIICDECGSKMTKAIGRVGIVFKGSGFYITDSKNTGIGNGGKNSSSNNSSSKDSSKESKSSVTANSK is encoded by the coding sequence ATGCCAATGTACAGATATATCTGTGAAAATTGCGGCCTGGAAAAAAGAGAACTTCATAGCATGAATGAAACACCTGAAATTATTTGTGATGAATGTGGAAGTAAAATGACAAAAGCTATAGGACGTGTAGGTATCGTTTTTAAAGGCAGTGGATTTTACATAACAGATAGTAAAAATACAGGTATAGGTAACGGTGGAAAAAATTCATCAAGTAATAATAGCAGTAGCAAAGATTCTTCTAAAGAAAGTAAATCTTCCGTTACAGCAAACTCTAAATAA
- a CDS encoding cold shock domain-containing protein, with amino-acid sequence MKGTVKWFDAKKGYGFITKEDGEDIFVHWSAIQTDGFKTLKEGQEVEFDVQEGQKGPQAANVKPL; translated from the coding sequence ATGAAAGGTACAGTTAAGTGGTTTGATGCAAAGAAAGGTTATGGTTTTATTACCAAGGAGGACGGAGAAGACATATTTGTTCACTGGAGTGCTATTCAGACTGATGGTTTTAAAACATTAAAAGAAGGTCAAGAGGTAGAGTTTGATGTCCAGGAAGGCCAAAAAGGTCCACAAGCAGCAAATGTAAAACCTCTCTAA
- the nadC gene encoding carboxylating nicotinate-nucleotide diphosphorylase, whose translation MFEYEIRLVKNWIEKDSSFFDIASYGLKDRKASGEIILKQSNVIISGIEFIKTLLDEYQIEYEFFVHDGELVNKNTIGIISGNAYNILIVERTMLNIFSLMTAIATKTYNLVSRIRGTTKLAATRKVFPGIGNLEKLAVMHGGGDTHRFSLSDCIMIKDNHIKLYGGVKEAIDEVKKYGSFTKKIEVEIEKEEDAFIAAKYGADIVMLDNFSPEKAKSLAWKLKQSFSDLIIEVSGGINENNYLEYVDDNIDVISMGKLTTEISYIDFSLEIK comes from the coding sequence GTGTTTGAATATGAAATACGCCTTGTAAAAAACTGGATTGAAAAGGATAGTTCATTTTTTGATATAGCATCGTACGGATTAAAAGATAGAAAAGCTTCTGGTGAGATAATTTTAAAACAAAGCAATGTAATAATTTCCGGAATAGAATTTATAAAAACGTTGTTGGATGAGTATCAGATAGAGTATGAATTTTTTGTTCATGATGGAGAACTTGTAAATAAGAATACTATAGGAATAATTTCAGGTAATGCTTACAATATATTGATTGTAGAAAGAACTATGCTTAATATATTCTCTTTAATGACTGCCATAGCAACAAAGACATACAATTTAGTTAGTAGAATTCGTGGGACAACAAAGCTTGCGGCTACAAGAAAAGTTTTTCCAGGAATAGGTAATCTGGAAAAGTTGGCTGTAATGCATGGAGGAGGAGACACTCATAGGTTTTCTCTTTCAGATTGTATAATGATAAAAGACAATCATATAAAACTATACGGCGGTGTTAAAGAAGCTATAGACGAAGTTAAGAAATACGGGTCATTCACAAAAAAAATAGAGGTAGAAATTGAAAAAGAAGAAGATGCGTTTATTGCAGCAAAATATGGAGCAGACATTGTGATGCTTGATAATTTTTCTCCTGAAAAGGCGAAATCTTTAGCATGGAAATTAAAACAAAGTTTTTCGGACTTAATTATAGAGGTTTCAGGTGGGATTAATGAGAATAATTATCTTGAGTATGTAGATGATAATATCGATGTAATTTCTATGGGGAAATTGACAACAGAAATCAGTTATATAGATTTTTCCCTTGAAATAAAATAA
- the nadA gene encoding quinolinate synthase NadA — translation MRQPDNYKRLIEEILTLKNDKNYMILAHNYIIPELQDISDFTGDSLQIAKWATKINNDNILFLGVDFMAETLKILNPEKNIIVPTKNSTCPMANSLTPEIIKEYKDKYPDAPVVLYVNSTAECKALADYTCTSSNAVEIVNKIDSDTILFGPDKNLGRFVAEKTGKKVVVIPGETGYCYVHNRFSVEDVKKAREKYPDAKIMIHPEAPEEIRSLCDYTGSTGQMMKFPEFEEADEYVVGTEIGMIHKLSKTFKDKKFYPLKEDAICNNMKKNYLKNVYFSLLNEEHKITLPDWLIEKAKIPILNMFKLMEV, via the coding sequence ATGAGACAACCAGACAACTATAAACGTTTAATAGAAGAGATTTTAACCTTAAAAAATGATAAAAACTACATGATTTTAGCTCATAATTATATAATACCAGAATTACAGGATATCTCGGATTTTACAGGGGATTCTTTACAGATTGCTAAGTGGGCCACGAAAATAAACAACGATAATATCCTGTTTTTGGGAGTGGATTTTATGGCTGAAACTTTAAAAATCTTAAATCCCGAAAAAAATATAATAGTACCGACGAAAAATTCAACCTGTCCAATGGCAAATTCATTAACACCAGAAATAATCAAAGAATATAAAGATAAATATCCAGATGCTCCCGTGGTATTGTACGTTAATAGTACAGCCGAATGCAAAGCGTTAGCAGATTATACATGCACTTCCTCAAACGCCGTTGAAATAGTTAATAAAATTGATTCTGATACCATATTATTTGGGCCTGACAAAAATCTGGGTAGGTTTGTAGCTGAAAAAACAGGAAAAAAGGTAGTGGTTATACCAGGAGAGACAGGTTATTGTTATGTACACAACAGATTTTCAGTAGAAGATGTAAAAAAAGCAAGAGAGAAATACCCAGATGCGAAGATAATGATTCATCCAGAGGCACCTGAAGAGATTCGCTCATTGTGTGACTATACGGGAAGTACAGGTCAAATGATGAAATTTCCAGAATTTGAAGAAGCAGATGAATATGTGGTTGGTACTGAGATTGGAATGATTCATAAACTTTCAAAAACTTTTAAAGATAAAAAGTTTTATCCACTAAAAGAAGATGCTATATGCAACAATATGAAGAAAAATTATTTGAAAAACGTTTACTTTTCGTTGTTAAACGAGGAACATAAAATAACACTTCCAGATTGGCTTATAGAAAAAGCAAAAATTCCAATACTAAATATGTTTAAGCTAATGGAGGTATAA
- the nadX gene encoding aspartate dehydrogenase: MRIFFLGAGNSASIILEELRGIIEKAYFYDKNLNQIKKLQERFDAVYIEYKEIEELRQLNVDYVVEVASIEALCEYGIEILKSDKNLIVLSTGAFADENFRISFMNELKSSNSKVYIATGAIGGLDLIEAIYDKVYNITLITKKRPESLGLNVKDETVVFDGSSTEAIKVFPRNVNVAVTLSLAVRDFNKVQVKIVADPLIERNKHIIKIESKVGNYKLEFENYPSENPKTSYLAPLSIVRIIKRQNIKFKIGG, from the coding sequence ATGCGAATATTTTTTCTGGGAGCGGGAAATTCTGCGAGTATCATTTTAGAAGAACTTCGTGGAATAATAGAGAAGGCATATTTTTATGATAAAAATCTTAACCAGATTAAAAAACTGCAGGAAAGATTTGACGCTGTTTATATTGAATACAAAGAGATAGAAGAATTAAGACAACTCAATGTTGATTATGTTGTAGAAGTTGCCTCAATAGAGGCGTTATGTGAATATGGTATAGAAATCTTAAAATCGGATAAAAACTTAATAGTGTTGAGTACAGGAGCTTTTGCAGATGAAAATTTCAGAATTTCTTTCATGAATGAATTGAAAAGTTCAAATAGTAAAGTTTACATAGCCACTGGAGCTATAGGAGGGCTTGATTTAATTGAGGCTATATATGATAAGGTATATAACATTACGTTGATAACAAAAAAAAGACCTGAAAGTTTAGGGTTGAATGTAAAGGATGAAACAGTAGTATTTGATGGAAGCTCCACAGAAGCTATTAAAGTTTTCCCCAGAAACGTTAATGTTGCTGTTACGTTATCATTAGCGGTAAGAGATTTTAATAAAGTGCAAGTGAAAATAGTGGCAGATCCATTGATAGAAAGAAACAAACATATAATCAAAATAGAATCAAAAGTTGGTAATTACAAACTCGAATTTGAAAACTATCCATCGGAAAATCCAAAAACAAGCTATTTAGCTCCTTTATCTATTGTTCGAATTATAAAAAGACAAAACATTAAATTTAAAATAGGGGGTTAA
- a CDS encoding ABC transporter ATP-binding protein, which translates to MKALEVYKVSKYFNKGKKRKELIRAVDSISFEVYEKEIFGILGPNGSGKSTLIRMISTLLIPDEGTIKVFGYDVIKDAFKIRNIINRVSVEASFFKKLSAKENLLFAAGLYGLSRKRAFKKVLELSQKVNLPHNRLNEPLEDFSRGMQQKVAIARAFLTSPKLLLLDEPTTGLDPRAKKEVQELIVNARKEGTTILLTTHDMLEAEKLCDRVAIIHKGKIIVIGTPEELKRSVNPHSKNVTLEDVFMFYTGETFEEEFQEVS; encoded by the coding sequence ATGAAAGCATTAGAAGTTTACAAAGTCAGTAAATATTTTAATAAGGGAAAGAAAAGAAAAGAACTCATTAGAGCAGTTGACAGCATTAGTTTCGAAGTTTACGAAAAAGAGATATTTGGAATATTAGGTCCAAACGGTTCTGGAAAATCCACGCTTATTAGAATGATTTCAACATTATTAATTCCGGATGAGGGAACTATAAAAGTATTTGGATACGATGTAATTAAAGATGCCTTTAAAATTAGAAATATAATAAATCGCGTATCAGTAGAAGCAAGTTTTTTTAAAAAGCTCTCTGCAAAAGAAAATCTTTTATTTGCAGCTGGATTATATGGGTTAAGTAGAAAAAGGGCATTTAAAAAAGTATTAGAACTAAGCCAAAAAGTAAATCTACCTCATAATAGATTAAATGAACCTCTGGAAGACTTTTCCAGGGGAATGCAGCAGAAAGTGGCAATTGCCAGGGCGTTTTTAACATCTCCAAAATTGTTGCTTTTGGATGAGCCTACAACAGGTCTGGATCCAAGAGCAAAAAAAGAAGTTCAAGAACTTATAGTAAACGCAAGAAAAGAAGGAACTACTATTCTTTTAACAACACATGATATGTTAGAAGCTGAAAAACTCTGTGATAGAGTTGCAATTATCCACAAGGGAAAAATAATTGTTATAGGAACTCCTGAAGAGTTAAAACGTTCTGTAAACCCACATTCTAAAAACGTTACACTTGAAGATGTTTTCATGTTTTACACCGGTGAGACTTTTGAAGAGGAATTTCAGGAGGTGAGCTAA
- a CDS encoding ABC transporter permease, protein MELVIKELRACWAFIERNFNLIKRYWKWELVFFVYTIANSVTMGFIGKGIESFGGQKVNIDYLILYMLLGSILWGYLSIIFAIVAETVAWERWEETIEYTFMAPVSRVTHLLSVCIFSILYGILRSGLILFVVSWFFDLDLSNANIASAGIVLVTASLSFIGLGIVAAVLPLISPEKGVHVVHIFQSLLLMFSGVYYEIDVLPTWMQKIGRFSPATYALKGMRQAILKGQEVKELLPQLSALAWMGLILLPLGILIFSKVEAYAKRKGLLKRNG, encoded by the coding sequence ATGGAACTTGTCATAAAAGAACTAAGAGCTTGCTGGGCTTTTATAGAAAGAAATTTCAACCTTATAAAAAGATATTGGAAATGGGAACTTGTCTTTTTTGTATATACAATAGCTAACTCAGTGACCATGGGATTTATTGGTAAAGGCATTGAAAGTTTCGGCGGACAAAAAGTAAATATTGATTATCTAATATTATACATGCTTTTAGGTTCTATTCTGTGGGGGTATCTTTCCATAATCTTCGCAATAGTAGCGGAAACAGTCGCGTGGGAAAGATGGGAAGAAACAATTGAATATACATTTATGGCCCCGGTTTCACGGGTTACTCATCTTTTAAGTGTGTGTATATTTAGTATCTTGTATGGAATTTTGAGAAGCGGGTTAATATTATTTGTAGTTTCATGGTTCTTTGACCTTGATCTGTCAAATGCAAACATCGCATCAGCTGGTATAGTTCTTGTAACCGCGAGCCTTTCTTTCATAGGACTTGGAATCGTGGCAGCTGTATTACCGTTGATTTCACCTGAGAAAGGCGTTCATGTGGTGCACATTTTCCAATCTTTACTTCTTATGTTTTCAGGAGTGTATTATGAGATAGATGTTCTGCCGACCTGGATGCAGAAAATCGGGCGTTTTTCCCCTGCAACTTATGCTTTAAAGGGAATGAGACAGGCAATTTTAAAAGGCCAAGAAGTCAAAGAGTTATTACCTCAGCTTTCAGCGCTTGCATGGATGGGATTGATTCTTTTACCATTGGGTATCTTAATTTTTTCAAAGGTTGAAGCATACGCTAAAAGAAAAGGACTTTTAAAAAGAAACGGATAA